The stretch of DNA CTTAGAGCGCCAcaatttgctttaaattgCGGAAACCTTCAGGGAATGTTTGCCCGCCAATCATTCTTACAGATTTTAGACCTCAACTAATGGTCAAGCAACAGTTCTTTGTTTCTACTATTTTTGCGAGATTTCTGCGACCAGATAAGACTGGGTCACCCAGTGGGATTCGGATTCTCGTAACTTGGGGCCATAATTCCCGACACCAAACATCTCTACAACTCTCTGGCCTGCGATTACCAATGGGCCTTAGCATTAGCCTCGTCTAAAGAACGCAGGGTCCAACGTAATGCCCCCCAAATCCCCAAACAAAATAGTCAAATTGCATGCACAATACGCAAATTATGAGCATTAGAAGAATGTCTAATTTAAATAGTACCtcgattatattttaattgttagtCAAATACCTTAATTAATTAGCGGACAAgaagaaaaacacacacaaaacaagAAGAACCTAAGAATGTTAAGTTAACGGATGTGGAAagctatatttaaaatatacatattagtCATAGGCGAAATCCCCGTTTaatccaaaaaacaaaacgattaaaaaaagcaaaaaactccCCTCGAGCCAATGTAgttgaatttgtttgtttgctccaAAAGACGAAAGTATTACAAAATAACAAGCGGAATAAAAATAGCAcaaacgcaatcaaaatatatatgagatgagaaatggttttttatttcattgggGATCTTCTTTCTATTTTCGAGCTCGAGCTATTGGAAAATGATGGTTCGAGCTGTGAATGGTCGACTGTATTTGTTGTATCTGTTTCAAATTTTAGCGCCAATTCGTTTTGGGGCTGCCAACCTATTTAAAGCTTGCgccacattttttatttctccaAATTTGGAGAATTGTTGgagaattgtttttttttcagcctAAAAGCATCCAATTTTTTTCCTTCCTAAAAAACGTCctccacaaaaatgttaaaagtgGAGGACGTTTTTTAACGTCGtccacaaaaatgttaattttttcgcggCGAAAAAATTAGCTAGAGAAGAGGTTTGAGGCTGCGCTAGACCCAATACTGAAgaatagttatttatttattgtatttacatttaaattaatttaaattaaattaaaattataaaacggaAAGTATTCATGGGTAATCCCATTCATACTGATTTATAACcgttatttcattttaaaaaagattaaaaatgaaatcaattaagtgaaatgtatacaaaattttacaaaaaaatatttgttatcaAATTCAAAGGTAGTTTATTTTAGTGTTGTTTCTTTTaagttttcttatatttttgttcaagttcaaaggaaatattaaaacaatcaaatctaaaaattaaaaacccctaaacaaatgtattattttggtAGAATATTTTTCCTCTTAGGAAGTCAATCTTTtagacaaatttaaaaataatttccaatCTCAAGGGATTGGCGTAACTTCCCCGATACTTTTTTGGGTTCATAACTTTTCTATATGTTTGTTTGAAGtgatacaaaaaaaaccccCCATGAACACACATTTTTTCTGGGTTCTGAGCCATTCGAACGTGGGTGGCTCTTCGCTGGAAGCCGCTGACATATGGATGTACCTAAAGTGGTCATCCAGCCTATAGTGGCGCCGTATCAATAACATAAATAATGCTTCATTTGTCCAGTTCTGTCAACAGCTTTGGTTTTCCCGCATCCGGAAAATGGCTTGTGCGTGGTCAACCCCGCAAATCCTTGTGCTCCCAGCCCCCAAAGTCGAAGTGCAGCCCTTGAGCCATTCGAACGTGGGTGGCTCTTCGCTGGAAGCCGCTGACATATGGATGTACGCGCTAATGGCCAAACCGATGACAATGGATGCTCCCACGCATCCGCCGGATGATTCATGCGTTTCCACTCGCTTATGCACACTTTGGAGTCGCATCCTTGGATGCTTAtgttacacagagaaaaatttgCAGTTCATCGGAAATGCTGTCATTTGAGTTAAAAATTTTGGtatccacacaaatataatgtttgatttatttatatttaaaatttatagtttCGAAACAATACTGTAATGAAGGTGGTAATGAAAAATCCTCTTAGGTACTTATTTATTCTAgttaaattggtttaaatgattattttcCCTTGTGTATCAGATGATGCATGACCAATGGCATCAATTGTCCTTGCTCGACTCGGCTTATCGCCGGACATCTCATCGCAGCTGCTTTTGCCAGAGAAATTGATAAATTGTGGATTTTAAGTGGCTACCAACGCGAAGGGATGGGGCTTCAAATTATGAGTTATGAACACGGGTCCGTCGTCGTCTAATGCCGCCCCTTGGGGAATGCAGTAAACGCCACTCGTCCGACAGAAGACATTTCACCAAATGCCAAATTTGGCTCACGCCATGGCGCCACACCATCGTCGGAATGGTCTGCTGGATTGGTGGATCGGTGGATCGGCAGATGCCCCAGCGGAATAGGTGGCTATATGGCAGCTGGTCCGATATGGACTGGTTAGCGCCCGATAAGGACTGAGCACGCGTCGCCGGCGTCTCCAGAGGAGCGACACGCGGAAACGCTCAAAGGCGATCCGAACAGGCAGATGTCACCGTGGTCCAAGATCGAGTTTAAGTGCCCATAGATTTCTGCAGAAGCCCCTGGACGGACATCAATCAGGCGGCAGGCACTTGCAATTGGAAGTGGCATCAACCTGATCGATCGACTTGTTTCGGGATTCACTGCACGTGCCTGCTGCGTGGTAACATacacaaacagaaaaattcacctattttaaatggaTATATGAATTTAAAGCAACATGTAATGTTATGTTTTCGATATCACTTTAATTGGAATCACTtcagaattttcttatatttcttttaaacatctacctaaaagtaaaatataatcCGTTAAATGTTTGACTTTCAagaaactatttaatttttaattttttatctttttttcaatttgattatcttttttaaattcataataAGCTttctttagatttttaaacatatttgatCATTATAAAGAtcataaaaattcttaaaaaggTTTAGGGTCATGGTAATAATAGTATCtaattttttccctgtgtaGACTGCTTTCCTCAATGAGCCGCGAGCCATGATCCAGTGGCCATGGCAGATTGTGTTTTCCGTCTAAATCGCCAGCGATCGGATCGCTTGAATTTACGAGCGCCCGCCTCGTTCTCAGAATTCCACAGGCGGCTGCCCAGTAAGTTTGATTCGAATTACAGACAATCTTGCCCTGGGAATTGGACGCGGAATGGGAATTGCCTGCCATGCCAGCCCGACCCTAGACATCGCTGACAATTATTGCTAAGCAAACATGCATAAATTGGCATTGCCCCCAACTGGACGAGGGACTCTAATGGATAATGGCTAATGGCCATGCCCCGTAATTCGACGCCAGCCAGACTGAGTTTCGCTGCCCGATTGTGGGTCCCGAATCTCTGGGTCTCTGGAGTGGCCCTTGCACTCCACTTCACTTCCTTCCGTGGCCATGGAATCGGAATAGGAATCAGCTTTCGATTCGCATTCGAAGCCACCCCAGACGCAGTGTCGTCGCGGAGAGTTGGAGTTCGTGCCTCTGAAACTGATGCCACACACGAGCTAAGAACAATAAACACAAGTTGGCCGGAGATCCTCTAGAGTCAGCAGCTGAAGTTCCCACAGGCTATTCGAGCTGGTCAACTGTCATGTCTTTTTAATGGCTTAGAGATTGGTCTGCCCAATTTGAACACCACATGCCAAATGCTTTTATGCTGGCTACGAGTGGAGCCAAAGGGTATACTGTTTCAAAAAGTATTAAACTTTAACTACTTGTGAATTCGACTTGGATAGTTTAATCTTAAATCTCTGTTTAAATGGCTACTCAATGTCAATTCTGAATAAtgttttttctgttatttaattttataaagttcCATTTCCGCCTTCCCCAGTTAAAACACAaagattaaattgttttttttttttttcatatatttccattttatccACTTGCATTTGTGgcattggtttttgttttgtttttctttcatttcttCATCTTTTGGGATATTCATTATATCGTAAATTTACAGATCCAGCCATACAGGTAGTATATAAAGACGTTATTATAGTACATTAcattaactttaaattttaaactttaaactcgattaaattgtaaaattgaaaaatggcAAAGAGTTGTCTCCCTTTTCCGCTGGTTAAGTGCATAATTAGCTGGCGATAGTagttgtataaatattaacaCAGTTTGGGTAAAAGTTGGTTAATTTGAGATAAGCGGAATTTCGAGTTGGTTAAGTAGGGTTGAGTAGGGGGAGAGTCGAGTTGAGTTGAGAGTTCTGGGGATCTTCTAGGGGCTCGTTCAAGTTTCAACTAAGCAAAAATACTGTTGTGCAATTCTCATAGTAGTTGGGTAGGttcttcatcttcttcttctccttctccatATCCTCCTCCTTTCTTGGGCTTAAATTTTAAGCAAACATTATCAAGTACTTCGGCTAGGACTGCGTTAAGTTCTAAGTACACTTAGCTAAGGCTTAGCTTAGTTACAGTTTAGTTatagtttagtttttagatcagtttttagtttagttttagtttcagCGCACATACAGGagtacaaatacaaatacaaatacaagtaCGAATACAAAACAGGCACACAAACAACAGGCTCTCCGAATAAAACTCGATTACTaaagctaaaataaataaaacttaggCTACACGAAATGGCGACAGGATGAGTGTTTCGATGCTACGTGTGTATATAaaggtatatatttatatatatatctgccTACTCCAGAGGACGTTCAGCTTAATACTGTGGCCTGGCTGTCATGGGAGCGAATTCAACTAGGTTTCCCTGTGCGGATGGGCGTgctcatgtgtgtgtgtagtaaCTAACTAAATGGTTAACTAAGGGGGTAACTAACTTAGTGGAGGGGCGGCGGCGTGCGATCCGGCGCACGCGGATAGAGGAAACTGCTGGGCACGTGCTTCAGGATGAACTCCTTCTGCAGCTGATCCTTGTGGTCCAGTcgattgtgggcgtggtcCAGCTGGTTCTGGGCTTTGTGCCGCCCCTTCTGTTTGctccgctgccgctgctgctcctgctgcagctgcagcctCAGCTGGTGGTTCTTCTGCCGCCGGCGACCCTTCATCCGGCTGAAGCTGGGATCCCCGTAGAACTGGTTGCCCTTGAAGCTCGAGAGCGTGGCATTGTGTCGCCAGCCGGAGGGGCAATTGGTGGCACTCCGCCAGTCGGGCAGCTGGACTCCCAGTCGCCGGCACTCGTGGGCATAGGCCGCAAAGCTGTCGCAGTGGCAGTCGCCCGAGGGACACTCGCACACGTCCATCCGGCAGGCGGCCTTGTAGTTCTCCGGATTCAGCCGCTCGTGGCATTCCCCAAACAGGGCGGGAACACTCAGCGGATGGCAGTAGAAATTCGACTTTCGCTTGTCGCAGGTGGGCGTGGCGGCCAGGGATTCACGCTTCCGCGAACAGGACTTGGGCCCGCCCACCTTCCAGGAGTTGGCAAAGTGCCAGACCTCGTCGTCCCCGTGATTGCGACCATCCTTGCCGGTCAGATCATCCCGGGAGCTGCCATTGAAGTTGCCGCACAGACCGCACAGCCTTTGCTTGAATTTCGCCGGCACCGAAACCTGCAGGAAGCCGGCTCCATTCCACTCCAATGTTAGACCCATTTCCGATCTCAGCATCACGGCTCCGCCGTCGGCCATCCGCTCAATGGTCACGTTCTGGCcaccggccacgcccacataGGGCAGCGTGACCCTCGTTCCGTTCACCTTGACCCGCATCCGCTGGCCGAGATTGACCTTCAGGTTGCGCAGACTCAGGGTCACCGTCTTGGCCCAACTGGCGCGCCTTGTTCCCCGTCCCTCGTTCGTCAGCCGGATGTGGAAGGTCTTGCCCAGACAGTCGGAGGCCAGCAGGTACTTGCAGCTGCCCTGGAAGCTGAAGAACTTGCCGTCGAAGGTGCGGTAGTGGGGATCCCCGAACACCGTGCAGGTTCCTGCCGTTTCCACGCATCGCTGACAGCATTCGCCCGCCGGCTGCTTCAGCTCCTCGTTGGCCCGGCACTTGACCACCGGGCAGCGCATCTGGGCACAGCGGATGGTGCCTCCGTTGCAGCGGCAACTGCGACACGGTCCCATGTCCCAGGTGTCGTTGTTCTGGTAGATCACCCCGTCCAGGCTGCACTCGCTCCGCACCTCGGCGACGGCACAGCGAGGGCAGCAGCCATCCGGCTCCTGGAACTCGGGGGAGCACTCCAGGATCGGGCACGTGGGTCGCTGGCAGACGGAGGTGCCGTTCAGGCAGGTGCAATTCGTACACCTGTCCGGCATGAACTGTGTCTTCTCGGGGTAAACACTCTTGTTGAAGAGGCACTTGCCTGGGGAAAAGAGATtgagaaaacaaatatataagtaGGAAGcattttacgattttttaaataatttgaacatgtttttattttcgtaaATTCCAGGTGACATTtatgttaatatttaaaattttaaaggttCAGATATTATTaccttgaaatatattttaatttgagccaaatttaaataaatttacaaaattattttatagctTGTCTGTATACAGACGAATGTATAGAAAGTTTCTATAAATAGTTTGAGTGTGATAATATAtcaaaatttctttaatattattctTGGAATTTATGGCTTTCTTTAAATGCAACATGAATTTGGAAAACAAATTGGTGGAGGTAGCAGCAGGTACAATTTAATGGACCCGAATTCCAtgttcatataaaatatttatatatttttcgaaaaatcaaaatagtTATTTTCTTGGGAATAGGATTGGCTGATAGCAAACTCACCTGGAACTGGCAGGAAACTGTGGCTCTGCGGACACCGCGGACAGCACTCGTCCGGCCGCTTGGTCTGCTTGGACA from Drosophila takahashii strain IR98-3 E-12201 chromosome 2R, DtakHiC1v2, whole genome shotgun sequence encodes:
- the cv-2 gene encoding BMP-binding endothelial regulator protein; translation: MCCQSSGQWKFSAQQPQKSSAPRRHHSRSFLRTQVLILTIILLAVLQVQTVAAGAGDSLSGVRQSCSNEGEEVQLKNQPQIFTCFKCECQNGFVNCRDTCPPVNDCYILDKSNGTCCRRCKGCSFRGMSYESGSEWSDPEDPCKTYKCVATVVTETIQKCYSQCDDNQLQPPRPGECCPTCQGCKINGQTVAEGQEVDASIDDRCLVCQCRGNQLTCSKKTCPVLPCPMSKQTKRPDECCPRCPQSHSFLPVPGKCLFNKSVYPEKTQFMPDRCTNCTCLNGTSVCQRPTCPILECSPEFQEPDGCCPRCAVAEVRSECSLDGVIYQNNDTWDMGPCRSCRCNGGTIRCAQMRCPVVKCRANEELKQPAGECCQRCVETAGTCTVFGDPHYRTFDGKFFSFQGSCKYLLASDCLGKTFHIRLTNEGRGTRRASWAKTVTLSLRNLKVNLGQRMRVKVNGTRVTLPYVGVAGGQNVTIERMADGGAVMLRSEMGLTLEWNGAGFLQVSVPAKFKQRLCGLCGNFNGSSRDDLTGKDGRNHGDDEVWHFANSWKVGGPKSCSRKRESLAATPTCDKRKSNFYCHPLSVPALFGECHERLNPENYKAACRMDVCECPSGDCHCDSFAAYAHECRRLGVQLPDWRSATNCPSGWRHNATLSSFKGNQFYGDPSFSRMKGRRRQKNHQLRLQLQQEQQRQRSKQKGRHKAQNQLDHAHNRLDHKDQLQKEFILKHVPSSFLYPRAPDRTPPPLH